A genome region from Trichoderma asperellum chromosome 7, complete sequence includes the following:
- the GB1 gene encoding Guanine nucleotide-binding protein subunit beta, whose protein sequence is MNSQPNDVSPEAMQARIQQARREAETLKDRIKRKKDELADTTLRAVAQQAHESIPKNQLMRSKRTLKGHLAKIYAMHWSTDRRHLVSASQDGKLIIWDAYTTNKVHAIPLRSSWVMTCAYAPSGNFVACGGLDNICSIYNLNQQRDGPTRVARELSGHAGYLSCCRFINDRSILTSSGDMTCMKWDIETGQKVTEFADHLGDVMSISLNPTNQNTFISGACDAFAKLWDIRAGKAVQTFAGHESDINAIQFFPDGHSFVTGSDDATCRLFDIRADRELNLYGSESILCGITSVATSVSGRLLFAGYDDFECKVWDITRGEKVGSLVGHENRVSCLGVSNDGISLCTGSWDSLLKVWAY, encoded by the exons ATGAATTCGCAGCCCAACGATGTGTCGCCCGAGGCGATGCAGGCGCGCATCCAGCAAGCGCGTCGCGAGGCCGAGACTCTGAAGGACAGGATCAAGCGGAAGAAGGATGAGCTGGCCGATACCACAC TCCGGGCTGTCGCTCAGCAGGCTCACGAGTCCATCCCCAAGAACCAGCTCATGCGGTCGAAGCGAACGCTCAAGGGCCATCTGGCCAAGATCTACGCCATGCACTGGTCCACCGACCGACGACACCTCGTTTCCGCCTCGCAGGACGGAAAGCTCATCATCTGGGACGCCTACACCACCAACAAAGTCCACGCCATCCCCCTGCGATCATCATGGGTCATGACCTGCGCCTACGCCCCCAGCGGCAACTTTGTTGCCTGCGGTGGTCTCGACAACATCTGCTCCATCTACAACTTGAACCAGCAGCGCGACGGCCCTACGCGGGTGGCCAGGGAACTATCCGGCCACGCCGGCTATCTTTCTTGCTGTCGATTCATCAACGACCGCAGCATCCTCACCTCGTCAGGTGACATGACCTGCATGAAATGGGACATTGAGACGGGCCAGAAGGTCACCGAGTTTGCCGACCATCTCGGCGATGTCATGAGCATCAGCCTGAATCCCACCAACCAGAACACCTTCATCTCCGGTGCCTGCGACGCGTTCGCCAAGCTCTGGGATATCCGTGCCGGAAAGGCGGTCCAGACTTTTGCCGGCCACGAGTCTGACATCAACGCCATCCAGTTCTTCCCTGATGGCCACTCTTTCGTCACCGGATCCGACGACGCTACCTGCCGACTCTTCGATATCCGTGCCGATCGTGAATTGAACCTCTATGGA TCTGAATCCATTCTCTGCGGTATCACATCCGTCGCCACATCCGTCTCTGGACGTCTGCTCTTCGCTGGTTATGACGACTTTGAGTGCAAG GTCTGGGATATTACACGAGGCGAAAAGGTTGGCTCACTGGTGGGCCACGAGAACCGTGTGAGCTGCTTGGGCGTGAGCAACGATGGCATCAGCTTGTGC